One window from the genome of Sphaerotilus microaerophilus encodes:
- the lpdA gene encoding dihydrolipoyl dehydrogenase, with protein sequence MALIEVQVPDIGDFKDVGVIEILVKPGDTVKAEQSLITVESDKASMEIPSSAAGVVKELRVALGDKVNQGSVILTLEAAGAAAASSSLPLAGGGSGRESSNEAPVALAGSTPPQPSPARGGSETAPASTYSGPADVECDVLVLGAGPGGYSAAFRAADLGLKVVIVERYATLGGVCLNVGCIPSKALLHVAAVMDEVSHLGDLGVSFGAPQVDIDKLRGHKEKVIGKLTGGLAAMAKMRKVTTVRGYGAFLDPYHVQVEETTGTGQDKTGTTKVVKFRNAIIAAGSQAVRLPFFPDDERIVESTGALALKSVPKKMLIVGGGIIGLEMGTVYSTLGARLDVVEMLDGLMQGADRDLVKVWQKMNAHRFDNILLKTKTVGAEATPDGIKVQFEGLDGTKSEGVYDLVLQAVGRTPNGKKIAADKAGVAVTDRGFIPVDVQMRTNVPNIFAIGDLVGQPMLAHKAVHEAHVAAEVIAGEIKGDAALAKAQFDARVIPSVAYTDPEVAWVGLTEDQAKAQGIKVKKGLFPWTASGRAIANGRDEGFTKLLFDDSPEAHGHGRILGGGIVGTHAGDMIGEIALAIEMGADAVDIGKTIHPHPTLGESIGMAAEVAHGSCTDLPPQKR encoded by the coding sequence ATGGCATTGATCGAAGTGCAAGTGCCGGACATCGGCGACTTCAAGGACGTCGGCGTCATCGAGATCCTGGTCAAGCCGGGCGACACGGTGAAGGCCGAGCAGAGCCTGATCACCGTCGAGTCCGACAAGGCCTCGATGGAGATCCCGTCCTCGGCCGCCGGCGTGGTCAAGGAACTGCGGGTTGCGCTGGGCGACAAGGTCAACCAGGGCAGCGTGATCCTGACGCTGGAAGCGGCCGGAGCTGCGGCAGCCTCTTCCTCCCTCCCCCTGGCAGGGGGAGGGTCGGGGAGGGAGTCGAGCAATGAGGCGCCAGTGGCTCTTGCAGGCTCGACTCCACCCCAACCCTCCCCTGCCAGGGGAGGGAGTGAAACCGCTCCCGCATCCACCTACAGCGGCCCGGCCGATGTCGAGTGCGACGTGCTCGTGCTCGGCGCCGGCCCCGGCGGCTACTCGGCGGCCTTCCGCGCCGCCGACCTGGGCCTGAAGGTCGTCATCGTCGAGCGCTACGCGACGCTGGGCGGCGTGTGCCTGAACGTGGGCTGCATCCCGTCCAAGGCGCTGCTGCACGTCGCAGCAGTGATGGACGAGGTCAGCCACCTCGGTGACCTGGGCGTGAGCTTCGGTGCCCCGCAGGTGGACATCGACAAGCTGCGCGGCCACAAGGAAAAGGTCATCGGCAAGCTGACCGGCGGCCTGGCGGCGATGGCCAAGATGCGCAAGGTCACCACCGTGCGCGGCTACGGCGCCTTCCTCGACCCGTACCACGTCCAGGTCGAAGAGACCACCGGCACGGGCCAGGACAAGACCGGCACGACCAAGGTCGTCAAGTTCAGGAACGCCATCATCGCCGCCGGCTCCCAGGCGGTGCGCCTGCCGTTCTTCCCCGATGACGAACGCATCGTCGAATCGACCGGCGCCCTGGCGCTCAAGTCGGTGCCGAAGAAGATGCTCATCGTCGGCGGCGGCATCATCGGCCTGGAAATGGGCACGGTGTACTCGACACTGGGCGCACGCCTGGACGTGGTCGAAATGCTCGACGGCCTGATGCAGGGCGCCGACCGCGACCTCGTCAAGGTCTGGCAGAAGATGAACGCCCACCGCTTCGACAACATCCTGTTGAAGACCAAGACCGTGGGCGCCGAGGCCACGCCGGACGGCATCAAGGTGCAGTTCGAAGGCCTGGATGGCACGAAGAGCGAAGGCGTGTACGACCTGGTGCTGCAGGCCGTGGGCCGCACGCCCAACGGCAAGAAGATCGCTGCCGACAAGGCGGGCGTGGCCGTGACCGACCGCGGCTTCATCCCGGTGGACGTGCAGATGCGCACCAACGTGCCGAACATCTTCGCCATCGGTGACCTGGTCGGCCAGCCCATGCTCGCCCACAAGGCGGTGCACGAGGCGCACGTGGCGGCGGAAGTCATCGCCGGCGAGATCAAGGGTGACGCCGCCCTGGCCAAGGCCCAGTTCGACGCCCGTGTGATCCCGAGCGTGGCCTACACCGATCCGGAAGTGGCCTGGGTCGGCCTGACCGAGGACCAAGCCAAGGCGCAGGGCATCAAGGTCAAGAAGGGCCTGTTCCCCTGGACGGCCTCGGGCCGCGCCATCGCCAACGGCCGCGACGAAGGCTTCACCAAGCTGCTCTTCGACGATTCCCCCGAGGCCCACGGCCACGGCCGCATCCTGGGTGGCGGCATCGTCGGCACCCATGCCGGCGACATGATCGGCGAGATTGCGCTGGCCATCGAGATGGGCGCCGACGCCGTGGACATCGGCAAGACCATCCACCCGCACCCCACGCTGGGCGAGAGCATCGGCATGGCCGCGGAAGTGGCGCATGGCTCGTGCACGGATTTGCCGCCGCAGAAGAGGTGA
- the aceF gene encoding dihydrolipoyllysine-residue acetyltransferase: protein MALVEVKVPDIGDFKEVAIIEVLVKPGDSIKAEQSLITVESDKASMEIPSSHAGVVKELKVGLGDKVGEGSLVLLLETAGEAAAPAAPSSSLPLAGGGSGRESSNEAPAVPSGSTPPQPSPARGGGETGPIQVLVPDIGDFKDVAVIELLVKVGDTVKVEQSLITVESDKASMEIPSSHAGVVKEIKVALGDKVNIGSLIAVIEGVGAPAAVAPAPAATATAAAPAAAAPAAATASAPAPVAAAAALPAHNPGTPSASLPHASPSIRKFARELGVPLAEVSGSGPKGRITQTDIESFVKGVMAGAVQTAAQKAKAPAPAAAAAAGGEAFPGLLPWPKVDFSKFGPVERKDLSRIKKISGANLHRNWVVIPHVTNHDDADITDLEAFRVATNKENEKSGVKVTMLAFMIKAAVAALKKFPEFNASLDGDQLVYKNYFHIGFAADTPNGLVVPVIKDADKKGIFQISQEMGELAKKARDGKLGPADMSGGCFSISSLGGIGGRYFTPIINAPEVAIMGVCKSSMEPRWDGKQFVPRLILPLSLSWDHRVIDGAAAARFNVYFASLLADFRRIVL, encoded by the coding sequence ATGGCATTGGTTGAAGTGAAGGTCCCCGACATCGGGGACTTCAAGGAAGTGGCCATCATCGAGGTGCTGGTCAAGCCCGGCGACAGCATCAAGGCCGAGCAGAGCCTGATCACCGTCGAGAGCGACAAGGCCTCGATGGAGATCCCCAGCTCGCACGCCGGCGTGGTCAAGGAGCTGAAGGTCGGCCTGGGCGACAAGGTCGGCGAGGGCTCGCTGGTGCTGCTGCTGGAGACGGCTGGCGAGGCCGCTGCGCCTGCGGCCCCGTCTTCCTCCCTCCCCCTGGCAGGGGGAGGGTCGGGGAGGGAGTCGAGCAATGAGGCACCCGCAGTGCCATCGGGCTCGACTCCTCCCCAGCCCTCCCCTGCCAGGGGAGGGGGTGAAACCGGCCCGATCCAGGTGCTGGTCCCCGACATCGGCGACTTCAAGGACGTCGCGGTGATCGAGTTGCTGGTCAAGGTCGGTGACACGGTGAAGGTCGAGCAGAGCCTGATCACGGTGGAATCGGACAAGGCGTCGATGGAGATCCCGTCGAGCCACGCCGGCGTGGTCAAGGAGATCAAGGTTGCCCTGGGCGACAAGGTCAACATCGGCTCGCTGATCGCGGTCATCGAAGGTGTGGGCGCACCCGCTGCCGTCGCACCGGCACCTGCGGCAACTGCAACTGCAGCCGCTCCGGCTGCCGCGGCACCCGCCGCCGCAACGGCCAGCGCCCCCGCACCGGTGGCAGCTGCTGCCGCACTGCCCGCCCACAACCCCGGCACCCCGAGCGCCAGCCTGCCGCACGCCAGCCCGAGCATCCGCAAGTTCGCCCGCGAACTCGGCGTGCCGCTGGCCGAGGTGAGCGGCTCCGGGCCCAAGGGCCGCATCACACAGACCGACATCGAGTCCTTCGTCAAGGGCGTGATGGCCGGCGCGGTGCAGACCGCCGCGCAGAAGGCCAAGGCGCCCGCACCTGCCGCTGCCGCTGCGGCCGGCGGCGAAGCCTTCCCCGGCCTGCTGCCCTGGCCGAAGGTGGACTTCAGCAAGTTCGGCCCGGTCGAGCGCAAGGACCTCTCGCGCATCAAGAAGATCTCCGGCGCCAACCTGCACCGCAACTGGGTCGTCATCCCGCACGTCACCAACCACGACGACGCGGACATCACCGACCTGGAAGCCTTCCGCGTGGCGACCAACAAGGAGAACGAGAAGTCGGGCGTCAAGGTCACGATGCTCGCCTTCATGATCAAGGCGGCCGTCGCGGCGCTGAAGAAGTTCCCCGAGTTCAACGCCAGCCTGGATGGCGACCAGCTCGTCTACAAGAACTACTTCCACATCGGCTTTGCGGCGGACACGCCGAACGGCCTCGTGGTGCCGGTGATCAAGGACGCCGACAAGAAGGGCATCTTCCAGATCAGCCAGGAAATGGGCGAGCTGGCCAAGAAGGCGCGCGACGGCAAGTTGGGGCCCGCCGACATGAGCGGCGGCTGCTTCAGCATCAGCTCGCTGGGCGGCATCGGCGGGCGCTACTTCACCCCCATCATCAACGCGCCGGAAGTCGCGATCATGGGCGTGTGCAAGAGCAGCATGGAACCGCGCTGGGACGGCAAGCAGTTCGTGCCGCGCCTGATCCTGCCGCTGTCGCTGAGCTGGGACCACCGCGTCATCGACGGCGCGGCCGCAGCCCGCTTCAACGTCTACTTCGCATCCCTGCTGGCGGACTTCCGCCGCATCGTGCTGTGA
- the aceE gene encoding pyruvate dehydrogenase (acetyl-transferring), homodimeric type, with protein sequence MSAMPSSQPSSAPQDSDSQETREWLDALSAVIGTEGGERAHYLLEQVLEHARQSGIDLPFSANTAYVNTIPTDQEERCPGNIEIEERLRAYMRWNAMAMVVKANRHNPEDGGDLGGHIGSFASLAHLFGAGFNHFWHAEDAGHGGDCIYIQGHVAPGVYARAFLEGRLTEEQLLHFRQEVDGKGLSSYPHPKLMPEFWQFPTVSMGLGPLMAIYQARFLKYLHARGIADTSNRKVWVFCGDGEMDEVESLGAIGLAAREKLDNLIFVINCNLQRLDGPVRGNGKIIQELEGEFRGSGWNVIKLLWGSNWDPLLARDKDGALRKVMMETLDGDYQSFKANDGAYVRKHFFGRDPRTLEMVAKMSDDDIWNLRRGGHDPQKVYAAFHRAVNHVGQPSVLLVKTVKGFGMGKAGEGKNTVHQTKKLTDDDIKYFRDRFNIPIPDSELPKIPFYKPADDTPEMRYLHERRQAMGGYLPKRRVKAEESFTVPSLETFKAILEPTVEGREISTTQAYVRFLTQLLRDQALGPRVVPILVDEARTFGMEGLFRQVGIYNPEGQKYTPVDKDQVMYYREAENGQILQEGINEAGGMASWIAAATSYSTSNRIMVPFYVYYSMFGFQRIGDLAWAAGDMQARGFLLGGTSGRTTLNGEGLQHEDGHSHILAGTIPNCVSYDPSFAHEVAVIMQHGLKRMVEKQENVFYYLTLLNENYAMPGLRAGTEEQILKGMYLLEEAPAGTPLQVNLLGSGTILRESMAARTLLAADWGVSANVWSCPSFNELARDGQAAERWNLLHPTDAQKVSFVAEQLAPHAGPVIASTDYMKNYAEQIRPFIPAGRAFKVLGTDGFGRSDFRGKLREHFEINRHYIVVAALKALADEGKVPAAKVAEAITKYGIKADKINPLYA encoded by the coding sequence ATGTCTGCAATGCCGTCGAGCCAGCCGAGCTCGGCCCCCCAGGACAGCGACAGCCAGGAAACCCGCGAGTGGCTGGATGCCCTCAGTGCGGTCATCGGCACTGAAGGTGGCGAACGCGCGCACTACCTGCTGGAGCAGGTGCTGGAGCACGCGCGCCAGAGCGGCATCGACCTGCCCTTCTCGGCCAACACCGCCTACGTCAACACGATCCCGACCGACCAGGAAGAGCGCTGCCCCGGCAACATCGAGATCGAAGAGCGCCTGCGCGCCTACATGCGCTGGAACGCCATGGCGATGGTGGTCAAGGCCAACCGCCACAACCCCGAGGATGGGGGTGACCTGGGCGGCCACATCGGTTCCTTCGCCTCGCTGGCGCACCTGTTCGGAGCCGGCTTCAACCACTTCTGGCACGCCGAGGATGCCGGGCACGGCGGCGACTGCATCTACATCCAGGGCCACGTGGCGCCGGGGGTGTATGCGCGTGCCTTCCTGGAGGGCCGTCTGACCGAGGAACAGCTGCTGCATTTCCGACAGGAAGTCGACGGCAAGGGCCTGTCGAGCTACCCGCACCCCAAGCTGATGCCCGAGTTCTGGCAGTTCCCCACCGTCAGCATGGGCCTGGGCCCGCTGATGGCGATCTACCAGGCGCGCTTCCTGAAGTACCTGCATGCCCGCGGCATTGCCGACACGTCCAACCGCAAGGTCTGGGTGTTCTGCGGCGACGGTGAGATGGACGAGGTGGAGTCGCTGGGTGCCATCGGCCTGGCCGCGCGCGAGAAGCTGGACAACCTGATCTTCGTCATCAACTGCAACCTGCAGCGCCTGGACGGCCCGGTGCGCGGCAACGGCAAGATCATCCAGGAGCTCGAAGGCGAGTTCCGCGGCTCGGGCTGGAACGTCATCAAGCTGCTGTGGGGCAGCAACTGGGATCCGCTGCTGGCGCGCGACAAGGACGGCGCCCTGCGCAAGGTCATGATGGAGACGCTGGACGGCGACTACCAGTCCTTCAAGGCCAACGATGGCGCCTACGTGCGCAAGCACTTCTTCGGCCGTGACCCGCGCACCCTGGAGATGGTTGCCAAGATGAGCGACGACGACATCTGGAACCTGCGCCGCGGCGGCCACGACCCGCAGAAGGTCTACGCGGCCTTCCACCGCGCGGTCAACCACGTCGGCCAGCCCAGCGTGCTGCTGGTCAAGACCGTCAAGGGCTTCGGCATGGGCAAGGCGGGCGAGGGCAAGAACACCGTCCACCAGACCAAGAAGCTGACCGACGACGACATCAAGTACTTCCGCGACCGCTTCAACATTCCCATCCCCGACAGCGAGCTGCCGAAGATCCCCTTCTACAAGCCGGCCGACGACACGCCGGAGATGCGCTACCTGCACGAGCGCCGCCAGGCCATGGGCGGCTACCTGCCCAAGCGCCGCGTGAAGGCCGAAGAGAGCTTCACCGTGCCCTCGCTGGAGACCTTCAAGGCCATCCTGGAGCCCACCGTCGAGGGCCGCGAGATCTCCACCACCCAGGCCTATGTGCGCTTCCTGACGCAGCTGCTGCGCGACCAGGCGCTGGGCCCGCGCGTGGTGCCCATCCTGGTGGACGAGGCGCGCACCTTCGGCATGGAAGGCCTGTTCCGCCAGGTCGGCATCTACAACCCCGAAGGGCAGAAGTACACCCCGGTCGACAAGGACCAGGTGATGTACTACCGCGAGGCCGAGAACGGCCAGATCCTGCAGGAAGGCATCAACGAGGCCGGCGGCATGGCCAGCTGGATCGCCGCGGCCACGAGCTACAGCACGAGCAACCGCATCATGGTGCCGTTCTACGTGTACTACTCGATGTTCGGCTTCCAGCGCATCGGCGACCTCGCCTGGGCGGCCGGCGACATGCAGGCGCGCGGCTTCCTGTTGGGTGGCACCTCCGGGCGCACCACGCTGAACGGCGAAGGCCTGCAGCACGAGGACGGCCACAGCCACATCCTGGCCGGCACCATCCCCAACTGCGTGAGCTACGACCCCAGCTTCGCGCACGAGGTGGCGGTGATCATGCAGCACGGCCTCAAGCGCATGGTCGAGAAGCAGGAAAACGTCTTCTACTACCTGACGCTGCTCAACGAGAACTACGCCATGCCCGGCCTGCGCGCCGGCACCGAGGAGCAGATCCTCAAGGGCATGTACCTGCTGGAAGAAGCACCGGCGGGCACCCCCCTGCAGGTCAACCTGCTGGGCTCGGGCACCATCCTGCGCGAGTCGATGGCCGCGCGCACCCTGCTGGCTGCCGACTGGGGCGTGTCCGCAAACGTCTGGAGCTGCCCGAGCTTCAACGAGCTGGCACGTGACGGCCAGGCCGCCGAGCGCTGGAACCTGCTGCACCCGACCGACGCGCAGAAGGTCTCCTTCGTGGCCGAGCAGCTGGCACCGCACGCTGGCCCGGTGATCGCCTCGACCGACTACATGAAGAACTACGCGGAGCAGATCCGCCCCTTCATCCCGGCCGGCCGCGCCTTCAAGGTGTTGGGCACCGACGGCTTCGGGCGCAGCGACTTCCGCGGCAAGCTGCGTGAGCACTTCGAGATCAACCGCCACTACATCGTCGTGGCCGCACTCAAGGCCCTGGCCGACGAGGGCAAGGTCCCGGCCGCCAAGGTGGCCGAGGCGATCACGAAGTACGGCATCAAGGCCGACAAGATCAACCCGCTGTACGCCTGA
- a CDS encoding PAS domain S-box protein produces the protein MQLSPPEHLVSQAHRSRPKRWFWSWWRRQSPARQDRVATLAPLASVLLFLAAIVAAFWYLRNEEVEREVESVKRDAELVQQQIRLRLIENQEQLIRLAREVGTHAIDRAQFLAQAEGMVRNRPEMIAISWLNPRQQVLARHVTANLVEAMPRDLAASEASSEAPRPKETTDAFKDARDLRQPIYSRPFRQNPHLVVFQVHVPLIEQGAFAGTLVAEYSLESMLRYFVPAEVSRRHVVSLVDEDEEMLASTVTPQRGRAAPTLVYSVPFSPVDHGVMLRGEGYRTSFGLIGNTLFWMVLALSVLTVWMLLGTWRHMRRRSQIQGALVQETNFRRAMENSMLTGMRAMDMEGRISYVNPAFSAMTGFTEAELIGRLPPYPHWAPELLDESARLLRQELAGLSPAGGFEVRVMRKDGTRFDARMYVSPLIDARGHQTGWMTSMTNITEAKRVRDQLTASHERFTTVLEGLDAAVSVLSVQNGELLFANRSYKLWFGSDARWHAQLAGEPSATSRGDRDDAVDNLSGLPTAELTELGADAREVFVDTLQKWFDVRARYLQWTDGRLAQMLIATDITARRRMEEQASQQAERAQVTSRLVTMGEMASSVAHELNQPLAAIANYCNGMISRAKAGTLQQEDLLMALEKTSRQAHRAGQIIHRIRNFVKRSEPQRTPSRAADLVEDTLELAGIVLRRHNVAIHSYVAQRLPQLMVDPILIEQVLLNLIKNAAEAIDQAQRPPQRRTIELRVVPRHTPEIGGVIEFTVTDTGPGLKEEVISRLYEAFFSTKTDGLGIGLSLCRSIVESHHGRIRAENLYNGTHISGCRFTVWLPVGNLGASEPSQFAEHL, from the coding sequence ATGCAGCTGAGTCCCCCGGAGCACCTCGTGAGCCAGGCCCACCGTTCACGCCCGAAGCGCTGGTTCTGGTCCTGGTGGCGACGCCAGTCACCGGCCCGACAGGACCGGGTCGCCACGCTCGCTCCGCTGGCGTCGGTGCTGCTGTTCCTGGCCGCCATCGTTGCGGCTTTCTGGTACCTGCGCAACGAGGAGGTCGAGCGCGAGGTCGAGTCCGTCAAGCGCGATGCCGAGCTGGTGCAGCAGCAGATCCGCCTGCGCCTGATCGAGAACCAGGAGCAGCTGATCCGGCTGGCACGCGAGGTGGGCACCCACGCCATCGACCGTGCGCAGTTCCTCGCCCAGGCCGAAGGCATGGTGCGCAATCGGCCGGAGATGATCGCCATCTCCTGGCTCAATCCCCGCCAGCAGGTGCTGGCACGACACGTCACGGCCAACCTCGTGGAGGCGATGCCACGCGACCTGGCCGCCTCGGAGGCCAGCAGCGAGGCCCCGCGCCCGAAAGAGACGACCGACGCCTTCAAGGACGCACGCGACCTGCGCCAGCCAATCTATTCGCGCCCCTTCCGGCAGAACCCGCACCTGGTGGTCTTCCAGGTGCATGTGCCGCTGATCGAGCAGGGCGCCTTCGCAGGCACGCTGGTGGCCGAGTACTCGCTGGAATCGATGCTGCGCTATTTCGTGCCCGCCGAGGTGTCGCGCCGGCACGTCGTGAGCCTGGTCGATGAGGACGAGGAGATGCTCGCCAGCACGGTAACGCCCCAGCGCGGGCGCGCCGCCCCCACGCTGGTCTACAGCGTGCCCTTCTCGCCGGTGGACCACGGCGTGATGCTGCGTGGCGAGGGCTACCGCACCTCCTTCGGACTGATCGGCAACACGCTGTTCTGGATGGTGCTGGCCCTGTCGGTGCTGACGGTGTGGATGCTGCTGGGCACCTGGCGGCACATGCGGCGGCGCTCGCAGATCCAGGGCGCCTTGGTGCAGGAGACCAACTTCCGCCGGGCCATGGAGAACTCCATGCTCACCGGCATGCGCGCCATGGACATGGAGGGCCGCATCAGCTACGTGAATCCGGCCTTCAGCGCGATGACGGGCTTCACCGAGGCCGAGCTGATCGGGCGGCTGCCGCCCTACCCGCACTGGGCCCCGGAACTGCTCGATGAAAGCGCCCGGCTGCTGCGCCAGGAATTGGCCGGCCTGAGCCCGGCCGGCGGCTTCGAGGTGCGGGTGATGCGCAAGGACGGCACGCGCTTCGACGCGCGCATGTACGTCTCGCCGCTGATCGACGCGCGCGGCCACCAGACTGGCTGGATGACCTCGATGACCAACATCACCGAGGCCAAGCGCGTGCGCGACCAGCTCACCGCCTCGCACGAGCGCTTCACCACCGTGCTGGAGGGGCTGGACGCGGCGGTGTCGGTGCTGTCGGTGCAGAACGGCGAACTGCTGTTCGCCAACCGCTCCTACAAGCTCTGGTTCGGCAGCGATGCGCGCTGGCATGCGCAGCTGGCGGGCGAACCCTCGGCAACCTCCCGCGGCGATCGCGACGACGCGGTGGACAACCTCTCCGGCCTGCCCACCGCCGAACTGACGGAGCTGGGCGCCGATGCGCGCGAGGTCTTCGTCGACACGCTGCAGAAGTGGTTCGACGTGCGTGCGCGCTACCTGCAGTGGACCGACGGCCGGCTCGCGCAGATGCTGATCGCCACCGACATCACCGCCCGCCGCCGCATGGAGGAGCAGGCCTCGCAGCAGGCCGAGCGCGCCCAGGTGACCAGCCGGCTGGTGACGATGGGCGAGATGGCCTCGTCGGTCGCGCACGAGCTGAACCAGCCGCTGGCGGCCATCGCCAACTACTGCAACGGCATGATCTCGCGCGCCAAGGCGGGCACGCTGCAGCAGGAGGACCTGCTGATGGCGCTGGAGAAGACCTCGCGCCAGGCGCACCGCGCCGGCCAGATCATCCACCGCATCCGCAACTTCGTGAAGCGCAGCGAGCCGCAGCGCACGCCGTCGCGTGCGGCCGACCTCGTCGAGGACACCCTGGAGCTGGCCGGCATCGTGCTGCGCCGGCACAACGTGGCGATCCACAGCTATGTGGCCCAGCGGCTGCCGCAGCTGATGGTCGACCCGATCCTGATCGAGCAGGTGCTGCTCAACCTGATCAAGAACGCCGCCGAGGCGATCGACCAGGCGCAGCGGCCACCCCAGCGGCGCACCATCGAGCTGCGCGTGGTGCCGCGCCACACCCCCGAGATCGGCGGCGTGATCGAGTTCACCGTCACCGACACCGGCCCCGGTCTGAAAGAGGAAGTCATCAGCCGGCTCTACGAGGCCTTCTTCTCCACCAAGACCGATGGCCTGGGGATCGGGCTGTCGTTGTGCCGCTCCATCGTCGAGTCGCACCACGGCCGGATCCGGGCGGAGAACCTCTACAATGGAACACACATCAGCGGCTGCCGTTTCACCGTCTGGTTGCCCGTCGGCAACCTGGGTGCCTCGGAGCCCTCCCAGTTCGCAGAGCATCTATGA
- a CDS encoding response regulator transcription factor, with the protein MSLIPKRGTVYVVDDDEAVRDSLQWLLEGKDYRVKCFDSAEAFLSRFDPREVACLIADIRMDGMTGLELQDRLLERKSPLPIVFITGHGDVPMAVTTMKKGAEDFIEKPFKEEELVALVERMLERARSAFSHHQEQVSRDALLARLTTREAQVLERIVAGRLNKQIADDLGISIKTVEAHRANIMEKLNANTVADLLKIALGAQAKT; encoded by the coding sequence ATGAGCCTGATTCCCAAGCGCGGCACGGTGTACGTGGTGGACGACGACGAAGCGGTGAGGGACTCGCTGCAGTGGTTGCTCGAAGGCAAGGACTACCGCGTCAAGTGCTTCGACTCCGCTGAAGCCTTCCTGTCGCGTTTCGACCCCCGCGAGGTCGCCTGCCTGATCGCCGACATCCGCATGGACGGCATGACCGGCCTGGAACTGCAGGACCGCCTGCTGGAGCGCAAGAGCCCTCTGCCGATCGTCTTCATCACCGGTCACGGCGACGTGCCAATGGCGGTGACCACGATGAAGAAGGGCGCCGAGGACTTCATCGAGAAGCCCTTCAAGGAAGAAGAGCTGGTCGCCCTGGTCGAACGCATGCTGGAGCGCGCCCGCTCTGCCTTCTCGCACCACCAGGAGCAGGTCAGCCGCGACGCGCTGCTGGCACGCCTGACCACGCGTGAGGCCCAGGTACTGGAGCGCATCGTCGCCGGCCGGCTGAACAAGCAGATCGCCGACGACCTGGGCATCAGCATCAAGACGGTGGAGGCGCACCGCGCCAACATCATGGAAAAGCTCAACGCCAATACCGTGGCCGATCTGCTGAAGATCGCCCTCGGCGCGCAGGCCAAGACCTGA
- the folD gene encoding bifunctional methylenetetrahydrofolate dehydrogenase/methenyltetrahydrofolate cyclohydrolase FolD: protein MTAQLIDGNALSKQIRAEVAQRAAALTARGVKPGLAVILVGDNPASQVYVRNKVKACEDSGLHSVLEKYDAALTEAELLARIDALNRDPAIHGILVQLPLPKHIDDHQVIEAISPAKDVDGFHVSSAGALMVGEVGFKACTPYGCMKMLESIGMKDLRGKHAVVIGRSNIVGKPMAMMLLAANATVTVCHSGTADLGAMTRQADVVVAAVGKRNVLTADMVKPGAVVIDVGMNRNDEGKLCGDVDFAGVKEVAGWITPVPGGVGPMTITMLLVNTIEAAERCAA, encoded by the coding sequence ATGACCGCGCAGCTCATCGACGGCAACGCCCTCTCCAAACAGATCCGCGCCGAGGTGGCGCAGCGCGCGGCGGCGCTGACGGCCCGCGGCGTCAAGCCGGGGCTGGCGGTGATCCTGGTGGGCGACAACCCGGCCAGCCAGGTCTACGTGCGCAACAAGGTCAAGGCCTGCGAGGACAGCGGTCTGCACTCGGTGCTCGAAAAGTACGACGCCGCGCTGACCGAGGCCGAGCTGCTCGCGCGCATCGACGCGCTCAACCGCGACCCGGCCATCCACGGCATCCTGGTGCAGCTGCCACTGCCCAAGCACATCGACGATCACCAGGTGATCGAGGCGATCTCCCCAGCCAAGGACGTGGACGGCTTCCACGTCTCGTCGGCCGGCGCGCTGATGGTGGGCGAGGTCGGCTTCAAGGCCTGCACGCCCTATGGCTGCATGAAGATGCTGGAAAGCATCGGCATGAAGGACCTGCGCGGCAAGCATGCGGTGGTGATCGGGCGCAGCAACATCGTCGGCAAGCCGATGGCGATGATGCTGCTGGCGGCCAACGCCACCGTCACCGTCTGCCACAGCGGCACCGCCGACCTGGGCGCGATGACGCGCCAGGCCGACGTGGTGGTGGCCGCGGTGGGCAAGCGCAACGTGCTGACCGCCGACATGGTCAAGCCCGGCGCGGTGGTGATCGACGTCGGCATGAACCGCAACGACGAAGGCAAGCTCTGCGGCGACGTGGACTTCGCCGGCGTGAAGGAAGTCGCCGGCTGGATCACCCCCGTGCCAGGCGGGGTCGGGCCCATGACCATCACAATGTTGCTGGTCAACACGATCGAGGCTGCCGAGCGCTGCGCTGCATGA